The Populus nigra chromosome 4, ddPopNigr1.1, whole genome shotgun sequence genome contains the following window.
GCTAGTATTGGAGTAGGTTGCCTAGGCAACTACTGTCTCTAGGCAACATCGACATCCAGAACAAAGTGATTCCTtgacaaaatcacaaaaaatatctttgataCTTCGCTATGATGTTAGATGATTCCTACAGCTTGCCGACATGATTGATTTCTTAGGTAATCAAAAATTAGAATTCCATTGAAATGAACCCAATTCTTCAAATCATGGAttcttttcttacttttttttctctgtattCATGATTTGGGTATTTATgttggaatttttttcaaaatcatggcTAATGAAATTTGAGGTTTAATTAAAAGTGGGGTATTTTACTGGTtaagattttattgaaattcagacataaattttttaatgtgaaatattaatatgatttaaataaattttgaatgaataaaaaattaattgtaaataatttttaataagtatattttgaggaaataaaaaactttctaaaagctctattacacaaaaaaataaaattaaacaagctttcttgataatttatttagcaagaatataaaaaattaaaattaaactcaaataatatttaagtttttagaagaaaaataatctaAGTAAAACTCGTCTTAGCTCGTTCTggtttatgaaaaattattttttcaaatcttgatagaatctaattaattttattctaaaaggGGTTTTTTCTATCATCGGTTTATTTTCTAaagttttctataaaattatttttttttgcatagtttcttatattttttttcacttatttttcaGCTTTGTTCGTTAAAAgatttcattatattttgtttagaagtataaataaaaagtagtagTGTTGAAAAATTTATAGGATTTATGGAAGAAGTCATTTTCCAtctaataataaacaataaaactttaagTTCTGGGATTCATCATCAACAAATTTCAAATTAGTTAGATAAAGCTTTAAAAATTACTTcaacaaataaatatcttttattctCTTATGCataattctaaatatatttagattacaTTTAATAATtcatgtaaatttatatatttacttgGTAAAATGCTAGTCTTTTTATTAAGATTATAAATTTACCATGGTTTTATAATCGATTTCAGCAATCTCTCTGTTAAATAGGGGTTTGCTGTGTAGGCAGCAGGCTCGTCCTCTCCAAGTGATATTTCAAAAATCACCAAATAACTACTCTGATAAGAATTGAGAATATGTTTTTACCAGTGGCGTATGGAAGGTAAAAGGATGAaaacatgaataataaaattttataagaagACACTGGCAGGGAGAAAACAAACATTGATCTCTCAATGCTTGGATATCAAAGATCTCGTCTACAACAGTCCCAACTCCAACAAGGGTACAAAGACAACTAAGACAAACTTATTTTGGCCACATTTCCAGTTCTTAATTGTGGCTATGCTGAAGGTGATTTGGTATAGAAGCGGACTCCAACAGCCACAGCCAAGATTATCAGGGGGACAAGGAACTGCAGGAGCTTGATGATGAATTCTGGTGTCTTGTCTTGGTTGTAGTGAGGTTGTTTAGGAGGAGTGTACTTGACGCTGGTAGGGATGGTTGCTGTATCAATATCACCTACGTAGAACTCATCCATCAGTGCTCTTGCAGTGCTGCTGTGACCAACATCCTCAAAATCATCAGTTGCGTCCTTTCCTGTAGACCATGCATCAAACTCAAAGAATTAAtggatatatataaacacatcaTTACAATTTTGTTTGGTAAATGTCTTCATACCTGTGGCTGACAGCAAAACATCATCACCACCAGGATGGTCTTCCAAGAATTTTGTCAAGTCATACACCTGTTCCAACACATTATAGTTTCAAATTCAGCTTATCTCACAATTGGAAGACATATTTTGATGCCATTCAAAATTGTGTAGCGTTTCCATAATGAAGAACCCCAAGTTTCTGAGTTAATCGACCTCCAGAAATGATAAATTGATCATTTCTGATCCTTATTTTGCTCTCTGATCCCGCATTAGGACAATAACCGTGTCTCAAATACCAAGCACATGGATATGGAGGCTGGCCATCTTCCCTAAATTTTTAAGGTAATGACTAGATTTCAATGTCATTGGTGGCTGAAGCCACATTTTTCCAACTCTTCCCaaactagaaaagaaaacagaaaagaaatcaTCCAACCAGAATAACAAGGGATCTAAAGAATCCTATTAATACATTCCTTTTGCCTAATTCAACAGTGTACATAAAATGTCGAGAGCAGCTCAGGGCACGCATGAGAGAAGAGATTTCAAGTTTCAACACCAAAACTTACAAACTCACCTCCCCCTCCTTTTCCAGGCAACAATTATTAAACTCTATAAATCTCGAGAACATGTTGGTCTGCTGGCGCTTATGACATAATGATaacaatacaagttttttttttattacgtggatgtccgggccagcttgcgcctacctcgactaatcccacgggccctgaagttaacaaccatgtaaacctccagagGCCTTaaggtttgtgagactcgaactggtgaCCTCAAGGGAGCAAACCTAGAACCTGACCAGTTAAGCTACACCCCTCAGGGTTACAATACAAGTTAATCAACACTTGTGATGCTATGCAATTTAATTCCCTCCTATCATAGATTAAAGCTTACATATTTTCAAGAATTATAGGCAATACTTGCTGAGCCTGGCTCCGCCAGTATGAGATCCAAAATAGTCTCAACATAAGTCTCACAGCAATTACCATGCCCATCTAAAATATTGACCAATGAGTTTAGAAAAAACTATGGGTCCAAAACAGCCTCTCAATTATCCTACTGCAGCCCATCAGTATCATCACTGAACATTCACCTTAAATATCCGTGATTTCCACGGATCTGAAGAAATTGTTCATCTGggcatttaaaatataatttaactcctacaacaacaaaaacaacaacctCAACCCCAAACTAGTTGGGGTCGGCTACATGGATCCTTTGATCGATAATTTAACTcctaatgtaataaaaaatgtcACATATAATCTTCTAAATTCAATGTAGGGACCGAGGTTGTAATAAGAGATCTATACATTCACAATCACGGTTTTTCCCTAAGAAATCAGAATTCCAAATCtagacaagaaaacaaaaaaaatagatgaactGATTACTAccaatcatttaataaaaacactCGGCTGCCACCGCCgcagcaacaacaataaaagtGTAATTAGCAACGCAATAAGACGAGGACAGAACAAGCAACCAGAGAGAAATCTATGTTCACCTTCATcaagatcaaatataatgctATAAACCCATCATTGCAAGAAAAGGATATGTGAAACAAattggaaaggaaaagaaaaagggtacCCTGCCCTCAACGACGAGCCAGCAATCCTTAGGGCTGTTGTGCGCGGAGACCTCTTCCAAAGTGAATACCTTGCCGTTGCCGCCCATTGTGTGTTTTCTTACCCTTTCGTTTGGTTTTAGAAGGAAAATGAAGGATTCTGCGCTTTGTTACTCAATCACAAAAGCATTGAGTGGCTTTGATTCCTGAATGGAACTTACATAGACCAGGAGACAAGTGGAGAGAAGGAAGGCGAGGGAGGGAGTGAGTTGGTTTGGTGGTTGGTCAGAGTCAATTGTGGAGGGTTTGGTAAGAGGTGGTAGGCTTTTGTCACCAACCAACtggcttgttataattattttgatccaactgtatttattttttttattatatattttattttatgacatTTGCATTACTTTAATGgtaacatttaaataaaaaatttaacaaatcatttctttttcagCTAACGCCCCTCCGATACGAGAACAAATGGTGCATACATTAAATATTTGTATGCATCTAAGACATGGTACTAATCATGGTAGGGTGCGAATAAGAATTCGGAAGAAATGGCACCGAGACTTGTAGCCTAGTGGTGACAGGGCTTCTCTATTTCTGTATTTTAGATTCAAGTCTATGTTTGTCATTCCCGTATTGTCTTATCTATCTATTAAATTTACAGGGTGTTTAGTGAGTCTAAGAATTAGTCATGGTATACGTAAGTTAACCCAAACACCCcggattattaaaaaaacaaattcacaaGGAATGAGATCAACATCatgaattgaaattgttttatgtTATTCGGTGGAtaactataaattattatttttaaaagttattttaaagaTGGAAATAggtaaacaataaaaaaatatatcaaatttaaaacctaTTAAAAGTGATAATGATATTCGATTTAATCTTGTGACCCAGCTCGAATTGAGTTTTgagtaaaactaaaaagaatattaatctAACTAAACTTTTTAACCTAACTAGATCTTTAAGGTTACCTtcaagaagtttttttaaagataaaacgGTATCGTATTATACACTAAAATTGACAGGAGAGTTGTAAgatttgaattagaaaaaacatgtcaaacttCATTATAGACAAGATTTGATAAGGTTCAAACTTGCACGTGGCTCACGAAAGGAGTGTAATAAAAAGTCTAAATGGTACACGTCATTTTCTTTTAACCTAGTAACTCGATTTCTTTTTACATCAATTCTCCAGGGGAGTCACATTAATACATTTTGGGCTTTGTGACAAGATATTTTTATGAACAAGAAATTTGTCAtcttttttaaatcatgttaaatataatagatatgcaaaaataaaataaaatgcatgaaCTAGAACTCAAATCTATCTCAacttaataacaaataaaccatccagtttaattttattagtctGAGATGCATGTAATTAGATGcacttttttatgataaaataagctgtatttgagattataattgaattatattttaaaaaattttaattttttaaaaataaaaaatactattttaatataattttaaataaaaaatattttcaaacataattTCTATCATGTTAACAAACAGATACTAACTTTACGACAGGAAAAAGAGACTCGAAATAAAcaaatgttttattaaaaaaataatagtggaAAGATActtcaaaaatatctttataactATTTAGctcaatataaaatttaaaaaatatatactactCCTTTAATTCGTCGTGAGTATTAACCTGTGATTGAATTATTGAGAATATCTGAATATGCATGCCATtaattctgaaaaataaatttgtttatggGGTGGGTCTTTTTTCACCACCAAACTTGACCTTTTCCAGTTCTAGCCACGTCTCAATCAACTTATCTCAGTACAATGGTGGGCGACACACGTCACTTccttttcacaggattttcatttaaaaaggaAACTAGATGTGTACCCGCACTATATCTcgagattggatttttttaaaataaaaaaattgatgtctaAAGAAAccttgagattatttttttaaaaaaaataaatataaaaaaattaattaatttaagttaacatattaaatttattatataagttatgagactgaaataatttaataaaaaacaaataaaatcacaaaacttattttaaaaataataatttaaagtgatgaaattataaaaaaaattaaagtacaaaaaaaataatatcaatttgtattgttttttcaaactaGTGACTTAGGTTATTAGATTAGAATCAtcatgtttgaaaaaataacaaaacttaattttcaactaatcaaatagaaagatgaaattaaaacaatgacatgctgtcttaagaaaaaagaaaaagacgtGAAACTTTCAACAACATGATATAAACTAATTTTTGACTTTTAAAAAGCGTCACATACCACGTCCAAAAAAATACAGATGTCTCTCATATGACTGTACacaccaattatttttttaattatattttatatttattaaaatgtaattttttccttaaccagattgagaatataaaaaacccttaaatattacttttattttttttattttaagaataatttaccGTAATACTCAGTAGGCCCTGTAAAAAAATTGCACTCACCTTCATTACATTGTAAGTACCTCTGAATCTGTTTGAACATTATTTTCAGAGGGAGTGAGTTATTAATTTAACAACTTAATTGTCTAATTATTTGTTACGAGCTTGATGATCAACATTACAAGACCATTTCTTTCTACCAACATGTTTGGTTTAACTTTGAAGATTTtgcattagatttttttgaattttttttttgtaactttaCAGGCTCATCAAGcttagtttaataattatatatttatttttaaaattagaatcataacattatttttgtaaaaaaaaactatatcatactaatttttaatatcattcaatgctaaattaaatataaaaattaatatttctacCTTCATCgctatcatcatcattatttatttctcgTTATGAGTAAAGTATAGAGATAATTAAAGAGGAAATTCAGCGATTAAGACATTGTTATATCCCTGCAAGGATCAAATCAcaagtttaattttcatgaaGCATACTTATTGGGAAGGATAGCCACAAACTCTGAATAAGACTAGacttatccttaaaaaaaatatatatatacacaaagatatcgaattaaaaaaatatataatatttgatgtATAATATAGTTGtttgaggaaaaaaagaggTGGGAAATGTCAAGGTCGGGCCTTCATCGTACCTATCACGAAAACGCATCACGCTTGCCTTGAATTCTGGTCTGCCCATCAACTCACCGGCCTCGAAGGTGTTGCTAATTTCTCAACTCTCAACTAACAACCGTTACCATTATTCTAAAGCGCACACAGAGCACTTCCttgttatattgttttattttttttagcataatcTTCTTATCGTTGGACTaacaaataatgataaataCTTACTCGTGAACCCACTTAACCCATTTCATTAGGTACGCGcgcctctttttttcttttttttaattgtagtgGATAATATGTTTGATgttccaatttttattttttaaaaaaattagatgatgtATTGTGTGATTTATCTAAATCATGGGCACCACGATGAATGAAAAATTAGGACTTAAGTTATTTTTGACCCAAACAAAACCTCTTtttccatcctttttttttgtttttaccaaaAACTCCTTAGGAACTGTGATAAACATATACGTGGCCTAAAAAGCCAAAACAACCGTCTCAAAAACCGAAAtcaacatgaaataaaaaatcaaaccaaattcaaatctattttttcataaattttaaaagtaaaaaaaatctaatacgAAATTCCCTCATAAAATAGAATCGTTTTACACAAGCATTGACTATTTTGGCGGCCTAAATTGGTGTCGgtgatatttttctctttctccatCAAGGactaaaaagtaataaaaataaactttttatcatataattgaatttgaaaaaaaattgagacatCAAAATcgtataatttttgttattttaaaagttagATGACTAGAGTGTATCTTTCCTGAAACTTATGACACGCCATCCACGTttgatgttctttttattttggtccctaTTCTTCCAATTCCACCATggactaagaaatcaaaagtaattaaattgtcAAGAAATGAACAAGTCCATCCACAATGATTTGTGTATGCGCAAGCACTATTAATGTCTACGGTTAATATCCCAtgcattttaatatttactCTAATTTGTGAGATTTTatgatgttaaaattataataattattatttattatattaagagAGATAAATATGGAAAGGAAATAAATGTAAAAgataacattttattattttttatatgactggatgtgatttgtttttgtttctctcttctctttgtttattattatttttaaaatagtgtttCAGAACATATAAGATGAATAAGAAGatatatattctaattttttattttgaaaatataaaatcaaaaccgttcagaaaattgtatatttttgtgttcatttttattttctagaacgAACacatttctatctttttttatatatatatactttatataacAAGATACTAAGTAGTATTGATAATTACAGATGCTGCATCACGAAAAATTTCAAGATTGGCTGCGTCGAAGAGCTGAACTTCCTcatccctaaaaaaaaaaaagaaaaaaagaaaaaaagaagaagaagaaatcgtGTTGATTCAAAGATTTTCAGTCTTCAGAACGCAATTTGAGATATTCATGTTTAGCGACATGTTTGGCATGATATATACAAGCACGCCATTGTTGAACACTTGATCTGCTAACACAACAACCACATATTCTATTGCACAATTTTAGGTTTTCCAGCTATAAGTTCAAgacaagattaattaaaattaaattgctgTCTTCGATGGAACAATAATTGTTAAGGTAATAGGTTTCCGAGACAAAGAGACagcataattgaatttttatataaaaataaacaaactactgattaaatcaagaaaattaaaaaaaataactgaatcTTAAGAGTTAATAATCCTAATCTCCTTCAAAATCGTTGCAAAATTAGGCTTTTGCAGAGTAAATATGTGTTTGGTGACgtggtttaacttttttttaaagtgtttttaatttaaaaaatattaaattaattttttatatttttttgatgattttaatatatgatatataaaataaaaaaataaatattaaaaatattattttaaattaaacaaaaatcttCCAAAATATTACCCAATAAATACTACGCTAATAGCTGAATAACTTTGCTCATTCAAGCAAACAAGTGGACCGTATCGTCTCTCAAAGCATAGGGCGTAATAATTAGACCGACTTGAGGAtccacttgaaaaaataatcggGTTTCTAGGTTGACCCAattcaagtttataattttcatttgaaataacattattttagttatttttaaaattaaatttactggTTGAattcaagtttataatttttatttgatataacattattttagttatttttaaaactaaatttactGGTTGAattcaagtttataatttttatttgatataacattattttagttatttttaaaattaaattttatcataccACTACCAAAACCGATTTAACTTGTAATCTAATccaaatttgattttaagttatatttttttccggGTTAATTAAAGAAAGCATAtcgggtttaataattatattcaaaGCTCAAATCATTTGAGCATGACAGCAACAAAGTATTCTTAAATTGGATCCAtgttcttctctgtttttttaattattctcttGACTTCACATACGGGAAATTGATAATTAAAACCCACTAATTGATAGGTGATGATTTAGCCTGAAGCAACCAATTGACCAAATTGATAAAAgtataataaatcataaagcattttgtattaaaatacgAAAGCTAAGGTGTTTCTAGCCAATGTATTCTAGCcaagcaccaaaaaaaaaaaaaaaaaaaaaatctatcataCTATCTACATAATTATAATGCATGTGCAAATTCAAACTgtgcttaaaataaaaataaaaaatatatttaaatttaatttttttatatttttaaattgttttaatatgctaatattaaaaataatatatatatatatatatatatatatagtttgtatCATTTTAGGATTTTTCAATCCAATTTTAGGTATAGTTAAACAAGTTAACAAAACTTAACATGAACGaagtttttattgatttgaatgtctaaattaaattgattaaaacctTAATGAGTTAAtgccttgtaaaaaaaataaaatattaatgttttaataaaaataattgattagatGATACACGAGTGAGTTAAAtaaccaataatttttattttttttaagaagatatttgaaagtgtgataatagttatatttcaaaatatttttaactcagtaatacatcaaaataacatatatattttaaaaaattatttttaatattaacatattaaaaaaaatataacattaaatttaaacaatttttttaatttgtttttcaaaacacaGTTTGAATAACGTTAGTGAACATTGCACAGTTCAGTTCTCACAGCTATGCCTCTAGGATTCGGTTTTTTACCATCCaataatctagttttttttttaaataaaaaaaaccgattttAGTAGCTCGTGAGTTCACCTCCTCCTCCAACGAGCAAAGCTCTGGGCTTGTTGAACCCAATTATACATTTGATACGGCCCAGCTCAATTAAACGAGCTCATGCTTTCCCACTTCGGGCCCATGTTTACTACTAACAACTGCTCACCGTACACAACTCACTTGACACTCACTCGATAACCCTAACTTCAAAAACCCTAGCCACCCTCACTTATATACTCCTTCACCACCGAAATCAACTCCCTTCGAGAGAGAGGAGGACGCGGCAAAAATGGTGTCAGGATCAGGAGTCTGCGCGAAGGTGGTAGTGGTGGACGCGAGACACCACATGCTTGGGCGTTTGGCATCTATCATTGCCAAGGAGCTCCTGAACGGCCAGAAAGTTGTGGTTGTTAGGTGCGAGGAGATATGTATGTCCGGTGGGCTTGTGAGACAGAAGATGAAGTACTTGAGGTTTCTCCGTAAGCGCATGAACACCAAGCCTTCTCATGGTCCCATCCACTTCCGCGCTCCTGCTAAGATCTTCTGGCGCACCGTTCGTGGGTCCgtttcttttcatgtttttctctcCCCATTTGACTctgttttcatatatatatatatatatatatatatatatatatatatatcctcggatatgtttgttttgttggaaatggCTTGTCTAGCTGATGTTTCAATGAGTATTCTGGTGTTTAAGAATGTGGGCTTAGGTTGTTTTAGCTGTTTTTGAGTGTTTcgatgttaaaattttatttttctttcttttggtaTTTTGACAGAATGATACCACACAAGACTAAGAAAGGGGAAGCAGCACTTGCAAGATTGAAGGCTTATGAGGGAATCCCACCTCCATATgacaagaagaagaggatggttATCCCTGATGCTCTTAAGTGAGTTTTTTCTTAGCTTAGTATGACTCTTTGGATGTATTGAGACTTAAGTGttttatatagaattatttgatatgattgctctatgttttgtttttgaaaattaggGTGTTGAGGCTTCAGAAGGGTCACAAGTATTGCTTGTTGGGCAAACTGTCATCTGAGGTTGGATGGAACCACTATGACACCATCAGGGTAAGTTTTAGCTTCTCCTTAGATTGTCTAACCATGATCTTATTGTTGAATGAATTAGGATTATACTTATTTTCCCTATTCAAAACACTGAATTTGCTTCATGGCttattgtatttaattataCCAGTTTATTTAATTCAAAGCACACATGCTATAAAAAGAACAAACTGCAAAATCTCTTAAAT
Protein-coding sequences here:
- the LOC133692598 gene encoding cytochrome b5 encodes the protein MGGNGKVFTLEEVSAHNSPKDCWLVVEGRVYDLTKFLEDHPGGDDVLLSATGKDATDDFEDVGHSSTARALMDEFYVGDIDTATIPTSVKYTPPKQPHYNQDKTPEFIIKLLQFLVPLIILAVAVGVRFYTKSPSA
- the LOC133690755 gene encoding large ribosomal subunit protein uL13w-like, coding for MVSGSGVCAKVVVVDARHHMLGRLASIIAKELLNGQKVVVVRCEEICMSGGLVRQKMKYLRFLRKRMNTKPSHGPIHFRAPAKIFWRTVRGMIPHKTKKGEAALARLKAYEGIPPPYDKKKRMVIPDALKVLRLQKGHKYCLLGKLSSEVGWNHYDTIRELEEKRKERSQVRYERKKQLNKLRAKAEVTAEEKLGPQVDILAPVKY